The Lacipirellula parvula genome window below encodes:
- a CDS encoding phosphatase PAP2 family protein, with translation MASDDKQSVASESLAAHRRWAWSALVLAAISAGLAVGFFSLSRAVVRGSTGDLDERILLAMRQPDNLADPIGPRWVEEVGRDFTALGGVAVLSLISATAVAFFWLASMRRAAVYVGIASVGAILLATVLKQSFDRPRPDLVPHGAVVYTSSFPSGHSTMAAAVYLTLGMVASRFVPHWRLKVLLIGVAILVTGAVGVSRVYLGVHWPSDVLAGWAVGTSWALVCWCVTIWLQDHGVIEQDLGHPVEVNRVA, from the coding sequence ATGGCTAGCGACGATAAGCAGAGCGTGGCGAGTGAGTCGCTGGCGGCGCATCGGCGGTGGGCTTGGTCGGCGCTAGTGCTCGCGGCGATTTCGGCGGGGTTGGCCGTCGGGTTTTTCAGCTTGTCGCGGGCGGTGGTGCGCGGTTCGACCGGGGATCTCGACGAGCGCATCTTGTTGGCGATGCGGCAGCCCGACAACTTGGCTGATCCGATTGGGCCGCGATGGGTCGAAGAAGTGGGCCGCGATTTCACAGCGCTCGGCGGCGTGGCGGTGCTGTCGCTCATCAGCGCGACGGCGGTGGCATTCTTCTGGCTGGCATCGATGCGGCGGGCGGCGGTCTACGTCGGCATCGCGAGCGTTGGCGCCATTTTGCTCGCCACGGTGCTCAAGCAATCGTTCGATCGGCCGCGGCCTGATCTCGTGCCGCATGGGGCGGTGGTTTACACGTCGAGCTTCCCGAGCGGGCACTCGACGATGGCGGCGGCCGTGTATCTGACGCTGGGGATGGTGGCGTCGCGGTTCGTGCCGCACTGGCGGCTGAAGGTGCTGCTGATCGGGGTGGCAATTCTTGTCACAGGCGCCGTCGGCGTCAGCCGCGTGTATCTCGGGGTCCACTGGCCGAGCGACGTGCTGGCCGGCTGGGCGGTGGGAACGTCGTGGGCGCTGGTCTGCTGGTGCGTGACGATCTGGTTGCAAGATCATGGCGTCATTGAGCAAGACCTGGGGCATCCGGTGGAAGTGAACCGCGTGGCGTGA